Proteins encoded within one genomic window of Manis pentadactyla isolate mManPen7 chromosome 4, mManPen7.hap1, whole genome shotgun sequence:
- the CHAD gene encoding chondroadherin: MARSMLLLCLGLLASLLPALAACPQNCHCHGDLQHVICDKVGLQKIPKVSEKTKLLNLQRNSFPVLAANGFRAMPNLVSLHLQHCQIREVAAGAFRGLKQLIYLYLSHNDIRVLRTGAFDDLTELTYLYLDHNKVTELPRGLLSPLVNLFILQLNNNKIRELRAGAFQGAKDLRWLYLSENALSSLQPGALDDVENLAKFHLDRNQLSSYPSAALSKLRVVEELKLSHNPLKGIPDNAFQSFGRYLETLWLDNTNLEKFSDDAFLGVTTLKHVHLENNRLNQLPSNFPFNSLETLTLTNNPWKCTCQLRGLRRWLEAKTSRPDATCASPAKFRGQHIRDTDAFRSCKFPTKRSKKTGRH, encoded by the exons ATGGCCCGCTCGATGCTCTTGCTCTGCCTCGGCCTCCTGGCCAGCCTGCTCCCGGCGCTGGCCGCCTGCCCCCAGAACTGCCACTGCCATGGCGACCTGCAGCATGTCATCTGTGACAAGGTGGGGCTGCAGAAGATCCCAAAGGTGTCAGAGAAGACCAAGCTGCTCAACCTGCAGCGCAACAGCTTCCCCGTGCTGGCTGCCAACGGGTTCCGGGCCATGCCGAACCTCGTGTCGCTGCACCTGCAGCACTGCCAGATCCGCGAGGTGGCCGCCGGCGCCTTCCGCGGCCTCAAGCAACTCATCTACTTGTACCTGTCCCACAACGACATCCGCGTGCTGCGCACCGGCGCCTTCGATGACCTGACCGAGCTCACCTACCTCTACCTGGACCACAATAAGGTGACCGAGCTGCCCCGGGGGCTGCTGTCCCCGCTGGTCAACCTCTTCATTCTGCAGCTCAACAACAACAAGATCCGAGAGCTGCGCGCAGGCGCCTTCCAGGGCGCCAAGGACCTCCGCTGGCTCTACCTGTCAGAAAACGCACTCAGTTCCCTGCAACCCGGTGCTCTGGACGATGTGGAGAACCTCGCCAAGTTCCACCTGGACAGGAACCAGCTGTCAAGCTACCCCTCGGCTGCTCTGAGCAAACTGCGGGTGGTGGAGGAGCTGAAGCTGTCCCACAACCCCCTGAAAGGCATTCCCGACAATGCCTTCCAGTCTTTCGGCAGATACCTGGAGACCCTCTGGCTGGACAACACTAACCTGGAGAAG TTTTCAGATGATGCATTCCTGGGTGTGACCACACTGAAACATGTGCACCTGGAGAACAACCGCCTAAACCAGCTGCCCTCCAACTTCCCCTTTAACAGCCTGGAGACCCTCACTCTCACCAACAACCCCTGGAAGTGTACCTGCCAACTTCGGGGACTTCGGAG gtggCTGGAAGCCAAGACTTCCCGACCTGATGCCACTTGTGCTTCACCCGCCAAGTTCAGGGGCCAGCATATCCGTGACACAGATGCCTTCCGCAGCTGCAAGTTCCCCACTAAGAGGTCCAAGAAAACTGGCCGCCATTAA
- the ACSF2 gene encoding medium-chain acyl-CoA ligase ACSF2, mitochondrial isoform X3 — protein sequence MLRLARLCLGSPALLETRAVLSPGWQKTSWQGIRPISSTEEDRTAPLPTGGLSYIQGSTKLRLMDKTVGQCLDATAQRVPNQEALVVVHENIRLTFAQLKEEVDKAASGLLSIGLCKGDRLGMWGPNSYAWVLMQLATAQAGIILVSVNPAYQAMELEYTLKKVGCKALVFPKQFKTQQYYNILKQICPELEKAQPGALKSQRLPDLTTVIAVDAPLPGTLLLDEVVTAGSKEQHLARLWHTQQFLSCHDPINIQFTSGTTGSPKGATLSHHNIVNNSNMIGERLRLHMKVAYGTTENSPVTFMNFTEDTVEQKAESVGRVMPHTEAQIVNMETQTVAELNTPGELWIRGYCVMLGYWGEPQKTEEAVGTDKWYRTGDIAKMNEQGFCKIVGRSKDMIIRGGENIYPAELEDFFHTHPQVQEVQVVGVKDDRMGEEICACIRLKKGEETTAEEIKAFCKGKISHFKIPRYIVFVTNYPLTVSGKIQKVKLREQMEKHLNL from the exons TTCCACAGAGGAAGATCGCACTGCCCCCCTGCCCACTGGAGGCCTCAGCTACATCCAGGGCAGCACCAAGCTGCGTCTGATGGACAAGACCGTGGGGCAGTGCCTGGATGCCACTGCACAGAGAGTCCCAAACCAAGAGGCCTTGGTTGTCGTCCATGAAAACATCAGGCTGACCTTTGCCCAGCTCAAGGAGGAG GTGGACAAAGCTGCTTCTGGGCTCCTGAGTATCGGCCTCTGCAAGGGTGACCGGCTGGGCATGTGGGGACCCAACTCCTATGCGTGGGTGCTCATGCAGCTGGCCACCGCTCAGGCGGGCATTATTCTG GTGTCTGTGAATCCAGCCTACCAGGCCATGGAGCTGGAGTATACCCTCAAAAAG GTGGGCTGCAAAGCTCTAGTATTCCCCAAGCAGTTCAAGACCCAGCAGTACTACAACATCCTGAAGCAGATATGTCCAGAGCTGGAGAAGGCCCAGCCAGGGGCCTTGAAGAGTCAGAG gCTCCCGGATCTGACCACGGTCATCGCAGTGGATGCCCCTCTGCCAGGGACCCTGCTTCTGGATGAGGTGGTAACAGCTGGCAGCAAAGAGCAGCATCTGGCCCGGCTCTGGCACACCCAGCAGTTCCTGTCCTGCCACGACCCCATCAACATCCAGTTCACCTCG GGAACAACAGGAAGCCCCAAGGGGGCCACCCTTTCCCATCACAACATTGTCAACAATTCCAATATGATAGGGGAGCGCCTGAGACTGCACAtgaag GTGGCTTATGGAACCACAGAGAACAGTCCTGTGACCTTCATGAATTTCACAGAGGACACTGTGGAGCAGAAGGCAGAAAGTGTGGGCAGAGTTATGCCTCACACAGAG GCCCAGATCGTGAACATGGAGACACAgacagtggcagagctgaacaCACCCGGAGAGCTGTGGATCCGAGGGTACTGCGTCATGCTGGGCTACTGGGGGGAGCCCCAGAAGACTGAGGAAGCAGTGGGAACAGACAAATGGTATCGGACAGG AGACATTGCCAAGATGAATGAGCAGGGCTTCTGCAAGATTGTGGGCCGCTCCAAGGATATGATCATCCGGGGTGGTGAGAACATCTACCCTGCAGAGCTCGAGGACTTCTTTCACACACACCCGCAGGTGCAGGAAGTGCAG GTGGTGGGAGTGAAGGATGATCGGATGGGGGAGGAAATCTGTGCCTGCATTCGGCTGAAGAAAGGAGAAGAGACCACGGCAGAGGAGATCAAGGCTTTCTGCAAAGGGAAG ATCTCCCACTTCAAGATTCCCCGATACATCGTGTTTGTCACAAACTACCCCCTCACAGTCTCAGGAAAG ATTCAGAAAGTCAAACTCCGAGAGCAGATGGAAAAACATCTAAATCTGTGA
- the ACSF2 gene encoding medium-chain acyl-CoA ligase ACSF2, mitochondrial isoform X1, whose product MLRLARLCLGSPALLETRAVLSPGWQKTSWQGIRPISSTEEDRTAPLPTGGLSYIQGSTKLRLMDKTVGQCLDATAQRVPNQEALVVVHENIRLTFAQLKEEVDKAASGLLSIGLCKGDRLGMWGPNSYAWVLMQLATAQAGIILVSVNPAYQAMELEYTLKKVGCKALVFPKQFKTQQYYNILKQICPELEKAQPGALKSQRLPDLTTVIAVDAPLPGTLLLDEVVTAGSKEQHLARLWHTQQFLSCHDPINIQFTSGTTGSPKGATLSHHNIVNNSNMIGERLRLHMKTPESSRVVLPSPLYHCLGSVGGTMVSMMYGITLILSSPIFDGKKALEAISQERGSFLYGTPTMFVDILNQPDFSSYDISAMCGGVIAGSPAPPELIRAIVNKLNMKELVVAYGTTENSPVTFMNFTEDTVEQKAESVGRVMPHTEAQIVNMETQTVAELNTPGELWIRGYCVMLGYWGEPQKTEEAVGTDKWYRTGDIAKMNEQGFCKIVGRSKDMIIRGGENIYPAELEDFFHTHPQVQEVQVVGVKDDRMGEEICACIRLKKGEETTAEEIKAFCKGKISHFKIPRYIVFVTNYPLTVSGKIQKVKLREQMEKHLNL is encoded by the exons TTCCACAGAGGAAGATCGCACTGCCCCCCTGCCCACTGGAGGCCTCAGCTACATCCAGGGCAGCACCAAGCTGCGTCTGATGGACAAGACCGTGGGGCAGTGCCTGGATGCCACTGCACAGAGAGTCCCAAACCAAGAGGCCTTGGTTGTCGTCCATGAAAACATCAGGCTGACCTTTGCCCAGCTCAAGGAGGAG GTGGACAAAGCTGCTTCTGGGCTCCTGAGTATCGGCCTCTGCAAGGGTGACCGGCTGGGCATGTGGGGACCCAACTCCTATGCGTGGGTGCTCATGCAGCTGGCCACCGCTCAGGCGGGCATTATTCTG GTGTCTGTGAATCCAGCCTACCAGGCCATGGAGCTGGAGTATACCCTCAAAAAG GTGGGCTGCAAAGCTCTAGTATTCCCCAAGCAGTTCAAGACCCAGCAGTACTACAACATCCTGAAGCAGATATGTCCAGAGCTGGAGAAGGCCCAGCCAGGGGCCTTGAAGAGTCAGAG gCTCCCGGATCTGACCACGGTCATCGCAGTGGATGCCCCTCTGCCAGGGACCCTGCTTCTGGATGAGGTGGTAACAGCTGGCAGCAAAGAGCAGCATCTGGCCCGGCTCTGGCACACCCAGCAGTTCCTGTCCTGCCACGACCCCATCAACATCCAGTTCACCTCG GGAACAACAGGAAGCCCCAAGGGGGCCACCCTTTCCCATCACAACATTGTCAACAATTCCAATATGATAGGGGAGCGCCTGAGACTGCACAtgaag ACACCAGAGTCATCACGGGTGGTCCTGCCCAGCCCCCTGTACCACTGCCTGGGTTCTGTGGGGGGCACCATGGTGAGCATGATGTACGGCATCACCCTCATCCTGTCCTCTCCCATCTTTGATGGCAAGAAGGCGCTGGAGGCCATCAGCCAAGAGAG AGGCTCCTTCCTGTATGGCACTCCCACAATGTTCGTGGACATTCTGAACCAGCCAGACTTCTCCAGTTACGACATCTCGGCCATGTGTGGAG GTGTGATTGCTGGGTCCCCTGCCCCCCCAGAGCTGATTCGAGCTATTGTCAACAAGCTGAACATGAAGGAGCTGGTG GTGGCTTATGGAACCACAGAGAACAGTCCTGTGACCTTCATGAATTTCACAGAGGACACTGTGGAGCAGAAGGCAGAAAGTGTGGGCAGAGTTATGCCTCACACAGAG GCCCAGATCGTGAACATGGAGACACAgacagtggcagagctgaacaCACCCGGAGAGCTGTGGATCCGAGGGTACTGCGTCATGCTGGGCTACTGGGGGGAGCCCCAGAAGACTGAGGAAGCAGTGGGAACAGACAAATGGTATCGGACAGG AGACATTGCCAAGATGAATGAGCAGGGCTTCTGCAAGATTGTGGGCCGCTCCAAGGATATGATCATCCGGGGTGGTGAGAACATCTACCCTGCAGAGCTCGAGGACTTCTTTCACACACACCCGCAGGTGCAGGAAGTGCAG GTGGTGGGAGTGAAGGATGATCGGATGGGGGAGGAAATCTGTGCCTGCATTCGGCTGAAGAAAGGAGAAGAGACCACGGCAGAGGAGATCAAGGCTTTCTGCAAAGGGAAG ATCTCCCACTTCAAGATTCCCCGATACATCGTGTTTGTCACAAACTACCCCCTCACAGTCTCAGGAAAG ATTCAGAAAGTCAAACTCCGAGAGCAGATGGAAAAACATCTAAATCTGTGA
- the ACSF2 gene encoding medium-chain acyl-CoA ligase ACSF2, mitochondrial isoform X4, which yields MELEYTLKKVGCKALVFPKQFKTQQYYNILKQICPELEKAQPGALKSQRLPDLTTVIAVDAPLPGTLLLDEVVTAGSKEQHLARLWHTQQFLSCHDPINIQFTSGTTGSPKGATLSHHNIVNNSNMIGERLRLHMKTPESSRVVLPSPLYHCLGSVGGTMVSMMYGITLILSSPIFDGKKALEAISQERGSFLYGTPTMFVDILNQPDFSSYDISAMCGGVIAGSPAPPELIRAIVNKLNMKELVVAYGTTENSPVTFMNFTEDTVEQKAESVGRVMPHTEAQIVNMETQTVAELNTPGELWIRGYCVMLGYWGEPQKTEEAVGTDKWYRTGDIAKMNEQGFCKIVGRSKDMIIRGGENIYPAELEDFFHTHPQVQEVQVVGVKDDRMGEEICACIRLKKGEETTAEEIKAFCKGKISHFKIPRYIVFVTNYPLTVSGKIQKVKLREQMEKHLNL from the exons ATGGAGCTGGAGTATACCCTCAAAAAG GTGGGCTGCAAAGCTCTAGTATTCCCCAAGCAGTTCAAGACCCAGCAGTACTACAACATCCTGAAGCAGATATGTCCAGAGCTGGAGAAGGCCCAGCCAGGGGCCTTGAAGAGTCAGAG gCTCCCGGATCTGACCACGGTCATCGCAGTGGATGCCCCTCTGCCAGGGACCCTGCTTCTGGATGAGGTGGTAACAGCTGGCAGCAAAGAGCAGCATCTGGCCCGGCTCTGGCACACCCAGCAGTTCCTGTCCTGCCACGACCCCATCAACATCCAGTTCACCTCG GGAACAACAGGAAGCCCCAAGGGGGCCACCCTTTCCCATCACAACATTGTCAACAATTCCAATATGATAGGGGAGCGCCTGAGACTGCACAtgaag ACACCAGAGTCATCACGGGTGGTCCTGCCCAGCCCCCTGTACCACTGCCTGGGTTCTGTGGGGGGCACCATGGTGAGCATGATGTACGGCATCACCCTCATCCTGTCCTCTCCCATCTTTGATGGCAAGAAGGCGCTGGAGGCCATCAGCCAAGAGAG AGGCTCCTTCCTGTATGGCACTCCCACAATGTTCGTGGACATTCTGAACCAGCCAGACTTCTCCAGTTACGACATCTCGGCCATGTGTGGAG GTGTGATTGCTGGGTCCCCTGCCCCCCCAGAGCTGATTCGAGCTATTGTCAACAAGCTGAACATGAAGGAGCTGGTG GTGGCTTATGGAACCACAGAGAACAGTCCTGTGACCTTCATGAATTTCACAGAGGACACTGTGGAGCAGAAGGCAGAAAGTGTGGGCAGAGTTATGCCTCACACAGAG GCCCAGATCGTGAACATGGAGACACAgacagtggcagagctgaacaCACCCGGAGAGCTGTGGATCCGAGGGTACTGCGTCATGCTGGGCTACTGGGGGGAGCCCCAGAAGACTGAGGAAGCAGTGGGAACAGACAAATGGTATCGGACAGG AGACATTGCCAAGATGAATGAGCAGGGCTTCTGCAAGATTGTGGGCCGCTCCAAGGATATGATCATCCGGGGTGGTGAGAACATCTACCCTGCAGAGCTCGAGGACTTCTTTCACACACACCCGCAGGTGCAGGAAGTGCAG GTGGTGGGAGTGAAGGATGATCGGATGGGGGAGGAAATCTGTGCCTGCATTCGGCTGAAGAAAGGAGAAGAGACCACGGCAGAGGAGATCAAGGCTTTCTGCAAAGGGAAG ATCTCCCACTTCAAGATTCCCCGATACATCGTGTTTGTCACAAACTACCCCCTCACAGTCTCAGGAAAG ATTCAGAAAGTCAAACTCCGAGAGCAGATGGAAAAACATCTAAATCTGTGA
- the ACSF2 gene encoding medium-chain acyl-CoA ligase ACSF2, mitochondrial isoform X2 → MLRLARLCLGSPALLETRAVLSPGWQKTSWQGIRPISSTEEDRTAPLPTGGLSYIQGSTKLRLMDKTVGQCLDATAQRVPNQEALVVVHENIRLTFAQLKEEVSVNPAYQAMELEYTLKKVGCKALVFPKQFKTQQYYNILKQICPELEKAQPGALKSQRLPDLTTVIAVDAPLPGTLLLDEVVTAGSKEQHLARLWHTQQFLSCHDPINIQFTSGTTGSPKGATLSHHNIVNNSNMIGERLRLHMKTPESSRVVLPSPLYHCLGSVGGTMVSMMYGITLILSSPIFDGKKALEAISQERGSFLYGTPTMFVDILNQPDFSSYDISAMCGGVIAGSPAPPELIRAIVNKLNMKELVVAYGTTENSPVTFMNFTEDTVEQKAESVGRVMPHTEAQIVNMETQTVAELNTPGELWIRGYCVMLGYWGEPQKTEEAVGTDKWYRTGDIAKMNEQGFCKIVGRSKDMIIRGGENIYPAELEDFFHTHPQVQEVQVVGVKDDRMGEEICACIRLKKGEETTAEEIKAFCKGKISHFKIPRYIVFVTNYPLTVSGKIQKVKLREQMEKHLNL, encoded by the exons TTCCACAGAGGAAGATCGCACTGCCCCCCTGCCCACTGGAGGCCTCAGCTACATCCAGGGCAGCACCAAGCTGCGTCTGATGGACAAGACCGTGGGGCAGTGCCTGGATGCCACTGCACAGAGAGTCCCAAACCAAGAGGCCTTGGTTGTCGTCCATGAAAACATCAGGCTGACCTTTGCCCAGCTCAAGGAGGAG GTGTCTGTGAATCCAGCCTACCAGGCCATGGAGCTGGAGTATACCCTCAAAAAG GTGGGCTGCAAAGCTCTAGTATTCCCCAAGCAGTTCAAGACCCAGCAGTACTACAACATCCTGAAGCAGATATGTCCAGAGCTGGAGAAGGCCCAGCCAGGGGCCTTGAAGAGTCAGAG gCTCCCGGATCTGACCACGGTCATCGCAGTGGATGCCCCTCTGCCAGGGACCCTGCTTCTGGATGAGGTGGTAACAGCTGGCAGCAAAGAGCAGCATCTGGCCCGGCTCTGGCACACCCAGCAGTTCCTGTCCTGCCACGACCCCATCAACATCCAGTTCACCTCG GGAACAACAGGAAGCCCCAAGGGGGCCACCCTTTCCCATCACAACATTGTCAACAATTCCAATATGATAGGGGAGCGCCTGAGACTGCACAtgaag ACACCAGAGTCATCACGGGTGGTCCTGCCCAGCCCCCTGTACCACTGCCTGGGTTCTGTGGGGGGCACCATGGTGAGCATGATGTACGGCATCACCCTCATCCTGTCCTCTCCCATCTTTGATGGCAAGAAGGCGCTGGAGGCCATCAGCCAAGAGAG AGGCTCCTTCCTGTATGGCACTCCCACAATGTTCGTGGACATTCTGAACCAGCCAGACTTCTCCAGTTACGACATCTCGGCCATGTGTGGAG GTGTGATTGCTGGGTCCCCTGCCCCCCCAGAGCTGATTCGAGCTATTGTCAACAAGCTGAACATGAAGGAGCTGGTG GTGGCTTATGGAACCACAGAGAACAGTCCTGTGACCTTCATGAATTTCACAGAGGACACTGTGGAGCAGAAGGCAGAAAGTGTGGGCAGAGTTATGCCTCACACAGAG GCCCAGATCGTGAACATGGAGACACAgacagtggcagagctgaacaCACCCGGAGAGCTGTGGATCCGAGGGTACTGCGTCATGCTGGGCTACTGGGGGGAGCCCCAGAAGACTGAGGAAGCAGTGGGAACAGACAAATGGTATCGGACAGG AGACATTGCCAAGATGAATGAGCAGGGCTTCTGCAAGATTGTGGGCCGCTCCAAGGATATGATCATCCGGGGTGGTGAGAACATCTACCCTGCAGAGCTCGAGGACTTCTTTCACACACACCCGCAGGTGCAGGAAGTGCAG GTGGTGGGAGTGAAGGATGATCGGATGGGGGAGGAAATCTGTGCCTGCATTCGGCTGAAGAAAGGAGAAGAGACCACGGCAGAGGAGATCAAGGCTTTCTGCAAAGGGAAG ATCTCCCACTTCAAGATTCCCCGATACATCGTGTTTGTCACAAACTACCCCCTCACAGTCTCAGGAAAG ATTCAGAAAGTCAAACTCCGAGAGCAGATGGAAAAACATCTAAATCTGTGA